From the genome of Methylocystis echinoides:
TTCCTGCTGATGGTGAAGAATTACGCGCTATTCGACTTCGGCCGCAGCTATTTTCGCGATGAAAGCGTGATCAAGCTGATCGGCGAGAAGCTCCCGGTTTCCATGTCGCTCGGGCTGTGGATGACGCTGTTTTCCTATTTGATCTCCATTCCGCTCGGCATCGCCAAGGCGGTGCGAGACGGCAGTCGCTTCGACATGTGGACGTCGAATGTCGTGATCGTCGGCTACGCCATCCCGAGCTTTCTCTTCGCCATGCTGTTGATCGTGCTCTTCGCGGGGGGCTCCTTCTGGCAGATTTTTCCCCTGCGCGGCCTGACCTCCGATGATTTCAACGAGCTCACGCTGTTCGGCAAGGTGAAGGATTATCTCTGGCACATCGTCTTGCCAGTCAGCGCATTGACGCTCGGCGCCTTCGCGACCCAGACATTCCTCACCAAGAACTCCTTCCTCGACGAGATCCGCAAGCAATATGTGCAGACCGCGCGCATGAAGGGCCTGACCGAAAACCAGGTTCTTTACGGCCACGTCTTCCGCAACGCCATGCTCATCGTCATCGCCGGCTTTCCAGGGGCCTTCGTCCACGCCTTCTTGACCGGCTCGGTGCTGATCGAGACCATCTTCTCGCTCGACGGTCTCGGCTATCTCTCTTTCGAAAGCATCGTCAATCGCGACTATCCGGTGGTCTTCGCCAACCTGTATATTTTCGCGCTTGTGGGCCTCGTGGTGAACCTGATTTCCGACCTGACCTACACCTGGATCGATCCACGGATCGATTTTGAAACGCGCGAGGTTTAGAGATGGTCGCCGTAACCGACGCGCCCGAGCGGCTCGCGCCCCCGATCGAACGCAGCGGGCTCTTGCGGCTGTCGCCGCTCGATCAGCGGCGGCTCGCCAATTTCAAGGCCAACAAGCGCGGCTATTGGTCGTTCTGGATCTTCATGACGCTCTTCGTCATGTCGCTTCTGTCGAACATTCTCGCCAACGACCGGCCCATCCTCGCCTGGTACAAGGGCGAGCCGCTGTTCCCGGCCTTCGTGTCCTATCCCGAGGAGAAATTCGGCGGCTTTCTGGCGCGCACCGACTATCGCGACCCGACGATCGAAAACGAGATCAGGGCGCATGGCTGGATGCTGTGGCCGCCGATCCGCTACTCCTATGACACGCATAATCTCGACCTGCCGACCCCCGCGCCCTCGCCCCCGACCTGGCTGCTGACCAAGGCCCAATGCGAGGCGGCGGCCGCCAAGCTCCTGAAGCCCGGCGAGCCCAACCGCGGCTGCTCGGCCATCGAATGGAACTGGCTCGGCACGGACGATCAGGGCCGCGACGTGGTCGCGCGCCTGCTTTACGGGTTTCGCGTCTCGGTTCTGTTCGGCCTCATCCTCGCGACGATCTCGTCCATCGTCGGCGTCGCGGCGGGCGCGATACAGGGCTATTTCGGCGGACGCGTCGACCTCGTCTTCCAGCGCTTCATCGAGGTCTGGTCCTCGCTGCCGCAGCTCTATCTGCTCATTATCATTTCGTCCTTCCTCACGCCGGGCTTTTTCGTGCTGCTCGGCATTCTGCTGCTCTTCTCTTGGGTGTCGCTCGTGCATGTCGTGCGCGCCGAATTCCTGCGCGCCCGCAACTTCGAATATGTGAACGCCGCCCGGGCGCTGGGCCTGTCGAATTTCCGCATCATCCTGAGGCACCTCTTGCCCAACGCCACGGTGGCGACGCTGACCTTCCTGCCCTTCATCCTCAATTCCTCGATCACGACGCTGACGGCGCTCGACTTCCTGGGCTTTGGCCTGCCGCCCGGCTCGCCGTCGCTCGGCGAATTGCTGCTGCAGGGCAAATCCAACCTCCAGGCCCCCTGGCTGGGCCTCACGGGCTTCGCCATCATCGCGCTGATGCTGTCGCTCCTCGTCTTCGTCGGCGAGGCCGTGCGTGACGCTTTTGACCCGAGAAAGAATTTCCGGTGAAGTCGGATAAAATGCCGCCGGAGGCAGACGAGATGGACAAGATCGTGCGAGAGCATTATCCAGCGGCCAAGTTGCCGGAGGAATTGCGTGCGGGTATCGACCCCAACGCCCGTGTGACGATCACGGTCGAATTAGAGGAAACGCCTGGGGCCGTCATGCCTCTTGAGGAAATGTTTGCGCTCCGCCGGGACGTATTTTTGAGTCAGAGTGAAGTCGACGCATATGTGAAATCGCTTCGCGATGAGTGGGGCAACTGACCTCGTGCCCGCTCCGCTCGTCTATGTCGATACAAATGTCTTCATTACTGGCTTCGAATCGCCCATCGAAGCCGCCAAGCCCGTGCAGGACTTTCTCCTCCGCCTCAGGGAGAGGCCCGGCTCGGCCGTAACGAGCGAGCTGACTCTGGCGGAGCTTTTGGCGCCGGTATCGCGTCCCGGCGGACTGCCGACCCCTGTGAAGCGACGGCTCTATCTCGATCTGCTCATCTGGAGCAAAATGTTCGACTTGCGGCCCATAACGCGGGATATTCTCATCGAGACTGCCGACCTGAGATGCGCGACGCGTCACACGCTGCCGGACGCAATTCACCTCGTCACCGCAATCCGAGCGCAGTGCAGATATTTCTTGTCTTACGACAATGGCGTTAGACCGCCCCAGGGCATGGAGCGCATTCCGCCAGACCGCCCCGGGATAGACGTGGTTCTCCGGGCTTGGACCCAGTGAGGCCGAAACTGGAAGACGCAATGACCTCCGCTCCCCTCCTCGACGTCCGCGACCTCTCGGTCTCCTTCCTCCAGGGAGGCAAGGAGACCGTCGCGGTCGACCGCGTCTCCTTTTCGCTCGAACGCGGCAAGACGCTGGCGCTCGTCGGCGAATCCGGCTCCGGCAAGTCGATCAGCGCGCTCTCGATCGTGCGTCTCCTGCCGCCGGGCGCCATGGCCACGGGCCAGGCGCTGTTTGCCGGCTCGGACATGCTCTCGATCAGCGAGCGCGACCTGCGCGCCATTCGCGGCGCACGCATCACCATGGTCTTTCAGGAGCCGATGACCTCGCTCAATCCGCTGCAAACGATCGAGCAGCAGATCGCCGAGATCCTCGAACTCCACGGCATGCGCGGGCGCGAGGCCATGCGCGCGCGCGTCATCGAACTCCTCGCGGAAGTCGGCATTCCAAATCCCGAGGCGCGGCTCGGCGCCTATCCGCACCAGCTTTCCGGCGGGCAGCGGCAGCGCGTGATGATCGCCATGTCGCTCGCCAACAAGCCCGATCTGCTCATCGCCGACGAGCCGACGACCGCGCTCGACGTCACCGTGCAGGCGCAGATCATCGCGCTGCTCGAGCGCCTGCAACAGACTTATGGCATGGCGATCCTGTTCATCACGCACGACCTCAATCTCGTGCGGCGCTTCGCCGACACTGTTTGCGTCATGCAGAAGGGCCGCATCGTCGAGAGCGGCGAAGTGAACGCGGTCTTCGATGCGCCGCGCCACCCCTATACGAAGGCCCTGCTCACCGCCGAACCGAAGGGCGATCCCATCGTCGAAGACGACAAGGCCCCGGTTGTCATCTCGGCGGACGATCTGCGCGTCTGGTTCCCCATCAAGCGCGGCTTCATGCGCCGCACCGTCGATCATATCAAGGCGGTCGACGGGGTGACGCTGCAGGTGCGCTCGGGCGGCACAGTGGGCGTCGTCGGCGAATCCGGCTCCGGCAAGACGACCCTCGCGCTCGCCATGCTGCGTCTCATCCGCTCGGAAGGGCCGATCGTCTTTCTCGGCTCGCGCATCGACGGCGCCAGCGTCGCCGAGATGCGGCCGCGGCGACGCGATATGCAGATCGTCTTTCAGGACCCTTACGGCTCGCTGTCACCGCGCATGTCGGTGGCCGAGATCGTCGCCGAGGGCCTCACTGTGCAGCGGCCGGAGCTTTCGCTCGACGAGCGCCGCGAGATCGTCGCCCGCGCGTTGAAGGAGACGGGGCTCGATCCCGCGACGATGGATCGCTATCCGCATGAATTTTCCGGCGGCCAGCGCCAGCGCATCGCCATCGCCCGCGCCATGGTGCTGGAGCCGAAATTTGTCGTCCTGGACGAGCCGACTTCCGCGCTCGACATGTCCGTTCAGGCGCAGATCATCGACCTGCTGCGCGATCTTCAGCGTCGTCGTTCGCTCGCCTATCTCTTCATCAGCCACGATCTGCGCGTCGTGAAGGCGCTCGCCGGCCAGCTCATCGTCATGCGGCACGGGAAAGTCGTCGAGGCCGGCCCTGCCGAAAAACTTTTTGCGCATCCCGAAAATGAATATACGCGCGCGCTATTTGCGGCCGCTTTTCGCAATCAGGCGGAGAGTGTCAACGGTGTAGGTTAAGCCAATCGTTAGAATCGCAGGCGTAGAGATTTTCGCGCAGGCTCAACCTGCGAGATTATTCTTTTCGCGCTTGCGAGGATCAAATGACGAGTCTTGCCGAGGAGGCGGCCGCGATCATCCGCTCGCGTTATGGGGCCGGCCCGGTCGAAACCGCGCTGATTACCGCGGGAGTCTTCAACAGCCTGCCAGAGCTTGGCGAACGACTTGTCACCATTCCCTATGCGGACCTGCCCGGCTTTCCAACCTGCGCCGGCGTTGAGGACGGGGAATTTATCGTCTCGGCGATCGATGATGCGCCGACCGTCATCTTGAAAGGCCGCTCAACCTTTTTTGAGACGGGCGACCCCAGCCTCATGGCGGCTCCGATAGAAACCCTCGCGCTGCTGGGCGCCCGCGCCGTGCTGAGCACAGGCCTCGCGCGCGTCGCGCTGGCCCCTCTTGCGCCAAGCAGCGTCGTCGTGGTGACGGACCACATCAATTTCAACGGCCTCAACCCGTTGATCGGCGCGGCGGCGAGCGGGGACGGACTGGCCGGTTCGAACGAGGCGTACGACAAGCGGCTGCTCCGCCGCATCAAACTCGCCGCCGCGGAAGGCGGCGTCACGATCCATGAAGGCGTGATGATGTGGTTTTCCGGGCCGACATTCGAAACGCCGGCGGAGATAAAAATGGCGCGCCAGCTCGGCGCCGATATCGTCGGCTGGACGATTCCGCCCGAAGCGATCCTTGCACGGCGCTTCGGGCTCCCTTTCGCCGGCATCGCCGTCATTGCGGAGGTCCCTTCCGACTCGCAGGGCCCCGACCAGTCTCGCAATTCTGTCGCCGCCGGAATCGTGGGCGTCAAACGCCTCGCGCGCACCTTCATCAAGGCGCGCTGCTGACCGTATCGGGCGCCTTCGCGCGCTTAGGGTCGCGGGAGACCAGCATCGTCGCCACGAGGGTTTGCACCGTCCGACCCGCGCCGTCGCAGGCGCCTCCGTCGAAGGTGACGAGACCCCGATCCGGCAGCGAGCGCGAGACGCGCAATTTGGTGATCTCGCCTTGGATATGCAGATGGTCCCCGGGCCGCACCGGCCGCTTCCAGGAAATCTGCGTATCGACGCCGATGAGACCTCCGGGGAAGGTCACCCCGCAACGATAAAGCAGGTGACGCACCGTCGCGGAGGCCGTCTGCCAACCGCTGGCGACGATCCCGCCGAACATGCTGTCGCGCGCGGCGTGTGGATCGAGATGGAAATATTGCGGATCATTCTCGCGCGCGAAGGCGACGATCGCCTCTTCCGTCACCTCTTCAGGCTCTGAGACGAAACGTCTGCCGACGAAAAGATCTTCAAAATAGATGACCTTCTCCATGGGGCGACTATCCGCTCAAACGCCGCACGCCGGTGATGTCCCCGGCGCCGGCCTCGAGATTGCGCGCGCGCACAAGCTCCAGCGGCTCGCTGGACACCAGCATGTGCGTTCCGTTGGCGTGGAGCAGCGTCGTGGAATCGCGCATGATTCCAACGTGGCCCTTCCAGAAGACGAGATCGCCGCGCTCGAGCGGCGCGCCGATCTCTACGGGGGCGCCAAGTTGCGCTTCCTGCATGTCGCTGTCACGCGGCGCCTTGCGGCCCGTCGCGGCGAACGCGATCTGGACGAGGCCGGAGCAGTCGACGCCGATCGAGGACTTGCCGCCCCAGAGATAAGGCGCGCCGATCAGCGTTTCCGCGACGGCGACAAAATCCTCGGCGGGCGCGTCGAGCGCCGAGAGATGGGTTCGCCAGATGAAGCCCCTGTCGCGCGTCACGAGGAAGGCGTCGCGCTCCTCCACGACGGAGACTTCGGCGCTCAACGGCAGCGCCAGCAGCGGCGGCTGTTTGATGCTCGCGGCGGGATAGACGAAGGTGCGCGGCACGGCGACCCGATGCGTGGGCGCGCTCAATTCGCTCCACAGGGCGTTGGCGGCGATCCAGCCGACATAGCCATCGCGCGCGAGCTGCGCCCAGGCCCAGCCTTCTTCCTCGTCATAAACGGTCACGCGCTCGCCATAGAGCGCCTGCGTATCGATGGCGGAATCGGGTCGCGGCTCGCGCCGCAGGTCGACGACCCCCTCCTTCACTTCCATGACCACGCCTTCGACATAGCGGTCGGCGGTGACGCGGCCCTTGAGATAGACGGCGGCGAGATCGGCGCGCGCGGGGGTCAGGCGTCGGTCGAAGGGGCTCGTCATGCCTTCGCCCTTTCCGTCGCGCGCTTTTCGATGAGATCGTAAAGCAGCCGCGCGCTCTGCACCTCGCCGCCCTCCGGCCGGCCGGGCTTCGTCGATGGGTTCCAGCAATAAACGTCGAAATGCGCCCAGCGCGCCGGGTCGGCGACGAAACGGCGCAGGAACAGCGCGGCGACGATGGAGCCGGAGAACCCGCCGCTCGTGACGCTGACCACGTCTGAAATCTTGCCGTCGAGGCCGCCGTCGTAATTCTCCCACAGCGGCATGCGCCAGACCGGATCATTCGCCGCGCGCCCCTGTGCGAAGATCGCCTCGGCAAGCGCGTCGTCGCCCGTATAGAAGGGCGGCAGTTCCGGCCCCAGCGCCACGCGCGCGGCGCCGGTCAGCGTCGCGAAGTCGAAGAGAAGATCCGGCTGATCCTCGCTGGCGCAGGCGAGCGCGTCGGCGAGAATGAGCCGCCCCTCGGCGTCGGTGTTGCCAATCTCGACCGTGAGCCCCTTGCGGCTGCGATAGATGTCGCTGGTGCGGAACGCGTTCGCGGAAATGGAATTTTCCACGATCGGCAACAGCACGCGCAGCCGTACCGGAAGGCCGGCGTCCATGAGCATGGCGGCGAGCGCCAGCGCGGTCGCGGCGCCGCCCATGTCCTTCTTCATCAGCGCCATGGCCGAAGAGGGCTTGATGTCGAGGCCGCCCGAATCGAAACACACGCCCTTGCCGACGAGCGTCACCTTCAGCCCGTCCTCGGGGCCATGCGTGAATTCGACGAGACGCGGCGGCTGCGCGGCGGCGCGGCCCACGGCGTGGATGAGAGGAAAATTCTCGGCGAGCAGCGCATCGCCGACGATCGCGCGCGCCTGCGCGCCATATCGGGCGGCGAGGCCCAGGGCGGCTTCCGCCAACGCCTCCGGCCCCATGTCGTTTGCGGGCGTATTCACCAGGTCGCGGCCGAGCGCAACTGCCGACGCGATGCGTTCGATGCGGGCGCGGTCGACCCCCTGCGGCGCGCACAGGCGCGGCGACTCCGGCCTGGCCGCCACATAGCGGGTGAAGGCGTAGCTTGAGAGGAGAAAGGCGAGCGCCGCCTGCCCGGGATCGGCGACGCCCTCGCCCAGCCGATAGAGCCCTGGCGGCAAGCCGGTCGCGAGCTTGCCGGCGAGAAACGGGTCGCGCTTTTTCGCCTCTGGCTCCTCGACGCCGAAAAAGGCGCGCGCGGCCGCGCCGTCCAGCGCGGGCGCGACGAGCAGATTCCCGGGCTTGCCCTCGAAGCGCACGGAATCGGCGATCGCCGCAACCGCCGCGGACAGGCTTTCCTTCACCTGCGGCCAGCGGGCCTTATCCACGAAATCGACGGGAATCGCCTCTGCGGACCAGTCCTCGAGCTTCATCGTCATCGAGCGCCTATCAGCCTCCGTTAAGCTTCCGTTAAAGTTAACGCTTTACTGCCAAGCTTGGAAATCGTCCTCGCTATGGAACAATAAGCCGTGACAAAGGCGTCTCCTGCTTCGCCCCGCGTCGCCTGCGCCCTGGCGCTCGTCGCGCTCGTCTGCCTTTCAGGATGCAACAAATCCTCCTTGGGCGATATAACGGGCTCGGTCCGGGGGGCCTCCGCCCCCCTCCCCCAGGATGAAACGGCCTTGCGCCGCTTCGCTGAGGAGTGGGGCCAGCGCTATGATCGCAACCCCAAGGACAAGACCACCGCAATGACCTACGCCAAGGCGTTGCATGCGCTGGACCAGAACGCGCAGGCCGTCGCCGTGATGCAGGGGCTGGCGATCACCTATCCCGAGGATATGAAGGTGCTCGGCGCCTATGGCAAGGCGCTTGCCGACGCCGGAAAATTGCAGCAGGCGGCCGAAACGCTGGAAAAGGCGCATACGCCGGAGCGCCCCGACTGGTCGATCCTGTCGACGCAAGGCTCGATCGCCGATCAGCTCGGCGATCACGAGGCCGCCCGCAACTATTACGAGGCGGCGCTGAAAATCCGCCCCAACGAGCCCACGGCGCTCTCCAATCTGGGGCTCTCCTATGCGCTGGCGAAAAATCTGCCCCGCGCCGAAGACACCCTGCGGCTCGCGGCGAGCCAGCCCTCAGCAGATATGCGCGTGCGTCAGAATTTGGCGCTGGTGTTGGCCCTTCAGGGCAAATTTTCCGAAGCGGAACAATGGTCGCAACGCGATCTGCCGCCTGCCGACGCCGCCCAAAACGTCGCCGCCATCCGGGAGATGATCTCGCAGTCGGACACCTGGCGGGAGATTCAGGCGGGCGCGGCGAAGAAATCGAACGCCGCCCGGTAAGCGCGCCATGGCTAAAGGCCGTCCGGGGCGGCCTGCTTAACCGATCATTAGTCATAAAGCTGGCTAATTGTCACGCTTGCGCTATGGCGCCAGATTGGGCGCTCTTATGGATGGTCTTATGTCGTCGAGACGAGCCCTGATCGCGATGACCCTGCAGGCGCGCGTGGCGGCGCGCGCCACATTGCTCATACGCCTGTCGCTGCTCGCGATCGTTTTCCTGTTGAACGGCGACTTCCATCCCGACATCACGCCCAGCGGCGAAGGCTCGAATTTCCAGCAATATCTCGGCCTCGTCTTTTGGCTCGTCATCATTGCGTCGAGCTTCTTCGCACGGCCTGTTCTAAAGATCGAATGGAGCGTCGGCCTCTACGTCACTCTTGCCTTCTTCGGCCTGGCGATGGCCTCGGCGCTCTGGTCGGACAACGCCCAGAGCAGCCTGCTCAAGTCAGCTGCGCAGCTGGTCGTTCTCATCGGCGCCTGGCGCCTCACGGCGACATTCCCCTGGGAGGACGTCGCCGTCTGCATGCAGCTCGGACTTTTCGCCATTTGCCTCCTCTCGGCGGCGATGGCGATCTTCGTCCCGAGCGTCGGCGTGATGAGCGACTATCTTCACAACGGCCAATGGAGCGGCCTCTTCTCCTCGAAGCAGACATTGGGCGTCTGCGCCGCCATGCTGCTGTTCTTCTCGACCTTCCGGTTGATGAACGGCGCCGGCCTCCTGTGGAGCTGGTCCGCCATCGCACTCGCTATTCTTTGCTTGCTCGCCTCCGGCTCACGGGGCGGCGGCGCGCTCGCGGTGGAGGCGATCGGCGCCATCTATCTCATGAGCAAGTCGAAGGCCTTCGCGCGCGTCCTCGCCTTCGCGCCCTCGCTGTTGGCGGTCGTGGGCGGCGGCGTCATCGCCTATCTGCTGGTGACGCAAAACCGCTATCTCGTCGTCTTCGGCGCGCCGCTGGATTTTACCCAACGCACCTACATTTGGCAGCACGCGCTGAATTTTTTCTGGGATTCGCCGTGGTTCGGGGCCGGCGTCAACGGGTTCTGGACGCGAAGCGTCGTGAAGGAGCTCTTCCTCGAACGCTACCAGTGGTTCCTCGACAATTATCACAACGGCTACATCGCCATCGTCATGGAGACGGGAATCGCCGGCTATACGCTCTTCCTGCTCTCCGCTCTGCTGTTCGGGCTCCGCATGAGCCTTCTCATTCGCGGGAGCGTCTTTCCGCCGAGCCAGACCTCTTTCGGGGTGAGTTACGCCTGCCTGCTGTTCCTTCTCAATTTCACCGAAACCTACTTCATGCGCTCGACAAATATCCTCACGACCCACCTCACGATGATAACGGCTTTCGTGTTCGCGCGTCCGATCCCGGCCCCGGTTCGATCTCCCGCCAAAGACCCTTCCCGCGTGGAAAGACGCCGGCGCGCCCCGGGCGCGCTGCGGGCGGCGCCGCTCTGGGATGCGCTCTGATGCGCCGCCTGGGAAGACGCCTCGTCCGCTTCGTCTCTCTATTCGCCCTCGCCGTTGCAGGCCCGGACGCGCTTGCGTCCGAGTCGGCGCGCGACGCCAGTCCTTTACGCAAAGGCGTGAACATCCTCGGCTACGACGGCATATGGGAAGGGAGCTTCGACAATCCCTTCCGCATGACGGATTTCGGCCGAATCCGAGCAGCGGGTTTCGATCACGTCAGGGTGAATTTTTTCGGATTCCGCCATTTTGACAAGAAGGGCAAGCTCGACGCCCGCGTGCTCGACATTTTGGATCGCGTGCTCGATCGCGCCGACGCCGAAGGCTTGAGGGTTGTCCTCGATCAGCATGACAATCAGGACTGCCAGACGAAGCCCGCGGGCTGCAAGGGGCGACTCGTTTCCTTCTGGCGGCAAATCTCGGCGCGATACGCCCGCGCGCGGCCGAATGTTGTTTATGAGCTCCTCAACGAGCCCGGCGGCGAAATGAGCCATGAGCAGTGGAACGCCGCCGCGGCCGCCGCTCTCGCTCAAATTCGCGCACGGGAGCCCGAGCGGCTCGTCATCGTCGGCGCGCTCAACACGAGCGACATGGCGGCGATCGAGAAGCTCGAACTTCCCGAGAGCGACCGGCGGCTGATTGTGAGCGTGCATTATTACGATCCGCATCGCTTCACCTTCCAGGGCGCGAGCTGGAGCGAGGAATATGCGCATGTGCGCGACGTCGCCTGGGGTTCAGGCGCGGCGCGACGGCAGATCGTCGACGATTTTGCGCTGATCGCGCGCTGGGGAAAGGCGCAAGATCGGCCGATCTATCTCGGAGAATTCGGCGCGCTCGAGACGGCGCCGCCGTCGTCGCGCGCCGCATGGACGCGTCATGTCGCGCGCACCGCGGAAAGCTTTGGCTGGGGGTGGGCCTATTGGCAGTTCGACCATGATTTCTCGCTGACGGACCCGGTGACGCGGGCCTGGAACACGCCGCTCCTCGACGCTCTGATCAAACGAGGAGCCGATTGACGCAGGCGGCGACCGGACGAGGATTTTCGTGGGCGGCGTCGGGAAAGCCGAGCGGCTCCCTGGCCGAGCCGATGACGCCCGGCGTGCTCGCGCGTTCGTTCTTGCTGTTCGTGCGCCGCAACCTGCGCCTCATCGCCCTCGTGGCGCTCGCGGTCGCAGCTCTCGCATTCGGCTTGGCGGCGATTTTCTTGAGGCAGTATTCGGCGACGACCGTCGTAATGATCGACCCTCGCGCCACGCGCGTCACCGAGAAGGCAGGCGTGCTCGCCAATATCGGCTCGGACTTCAACGCCATCGAGAGCATCGTGCAGGTCGCAAAGTCAGACGGATTCGTTGGCGGGGTCGTGGACCAGCTCGACCTTGCGCACAATCCGGTCTTTGCCGGTAAAGGCGCGACGCCGGCGCTTCTGCGACAATCGACAATCCAGAAGCTGTCCGCTCATTTGACCGTGGCGCGACGCGGCGCGACCTATGTCATCGACGTGACGGTGAAGTCGCCGTCCGCCGAGGAAAGCGCCAAAGTCGCGAATGGCGTCGCGCAGAGAATCCTCGACGATCAGGCGTCCTTGCGTTCCGGTCTCAGCGCCTTGACCGCCCGCGAGATCGAGAAGCGGCTCACGGAACTCCGCGTGCGCGTCAACCGCGCCGAGCGGGCCGTCGCCGAATTCAAGGCGCAAATCAAAGTCACCGACGCGGGCCAGGGCAATACGCTGCTCGAACGTCGTATCGTGGAGTTGAACCAGCAGATGGTGCTCGCCGCGTCTCGCACCGCCGAGGCGCGCGCACGCTACGACTTGTTGCGCAAGGCTGGCGCCAGCGCCGGCGATAATCTGCCGCAGGACGTTCAGTCGAGCGTTCTTTCCGGTTTGAGAGCGGAATATGCGCGGCTGTCTCGACAAGCCGCCGATCAGGCGACGGTGCTTGGGCCGCGCCATCCGGAAGCCATCAGCCTGAAGGCGCAGATCGGCGACATTCGCCAGCAGATCGCCGCCGAAATCGCGCGGCTGATTTCCGCCGCCCGCAGCGACTTTCGCGAGGAGGAGCAGCGAGAGGCCGAGTTGACGCGCCAGCTCAGGGCCACGCAGGCGGAAAGCGGCGAACTCGGGCCGCAGATGGTCAGGCTCACGGAACTCGAACGCGAAGCCAAGGCCGAGCGCGAAGTCTTCGAAGAGTTGTTGAGCCGGCAGCGCGAGCTGGCGCAAGTCAACGGCCTCGAGCCCAGCGACGTGCGCATCGTCTCGCCCGCCGTCCCGCCGACGAGTCCCGCGCCGGGGAAAGTCATCCTCGCGATGGCGAGCATGGGCCTTGGCCTTGCGGCCGGCCTGGCCGCTGCGGGCTTGCACGAGACGCGATCCACGACGCTGCGAACGAGCGCCCAGGCGGCAAGTCTGGGTGGCGTCGAGGCGCTCGTCTTCCTGCCCATGGCGCCCGCGCCGCCTGACGCGGCGCGCCGGGCCATCGAGGCGCCCGATGTTACGGCGTGGCTCTCGGAAGTCTGCCGCGGCGTCATCCAACCCGGCGCCGACGCGGACGGCGCCGTCGTCCTCGTTTCGTCCTCGGTGAGGGGCGAGGGGCGCTCGACCGTCGCCATCAATCTCGCGGCCTTTCTCGCGCGGGGCGGCGACCGGGTCCTGCTCATCGAGGCCGATCGGGCGGAGCACGTCAAAAAGCCGCCTCACGGGCTGCTCGACGTTCTCGCCGCGAGGGAAAATCTGACATCCGCCCTCATCGAGCAGCCGACCGACGGCTACACGCTCCTTCCCTTCGGCGGACGCGACGCGGGCGACGGCGCGGACATCGGCGCGCTGATGCGCGGCGCAACCCTACGCGCCCTCCTGAAAGTCGCCCGCCGATGGTTCGACGTCATCATCATCGACGGGCCGCCAGCGCTCGAAGCCCCGCAAGCGCCCTTTCTCGCCGAACAGGCCGACAGGCTTCTCTTCGTCGTCGAATGGGACAAAACGCATCGCAGCGACGTCGGGATGGCGCTCGACCGTCTCGACGCCGTTGAGGCCGCCGTCGTTTTCAACAAGACCGATACGGCCAGATTGCGCCTCTACGACCCCGAGCAGGCGCGCGTGCTCGAAAGCCGCAAACGCGCCGCCTGAGACTGGCGGCGCGCTGCGCGTCGAAGACTGACGTGGCGTCAGCGAAAGCC
Proteins encoded in this window:
- a CDS encoding microcin C ABC transporter permease YejB; this encodes MGAYIARRVLLMIPTILGIMLISFVIVQFAPGGPVERIIAQLQGFDVGATGRFSGGGGDVGQGGASQTGPMAAESASKYRGAQGLDPKFIAELEKQFGFDKPAWERFLLMVKNYALFDFGRSYFRDESVIKLIGEKLPVSMSLGLWMTLFSYLISIPLGIAKAVRDGSRFDMWTSNVVIVGYAIPSFLFAMLLIVLFAGGSFWQIFPLRGLTSDDFNELTLFGKVKDYLWHIVLPVSALTLGAFATQTFLTKNSFLDEIRKQYVQTARMKGLTENQVLYGHVFRNAMLIVIAGFPGAFVHAFLTGSVLIETIFSLDGLGYLSFESIVNRDYPVVFANLYIFALVGLVVNLISDLTYTWIDPRIDFETREV
- a CDS encoding ABC transporter permease yields the protein MVAVTDAPERLAPPIERSGLLRLSPLDQRRLANFKANKRGYWSFWIFMTLFVMSLLSNILANDRPILAWYKGEPLFPAFVSYPEEKFGGFLARTDYRDPTIENEIRAHGWMLWPPIRYSYDTHNLDLPTPAPSPPTWLLTKAQCEAAAAKLLKPGEPNRGCSAIEWNWLGTDDQGRDVVARLLYGFRVSVLFGLILATISSIVGVAAGAIQGYFGGRVDLVFQRFIEVWSSLPQLYLLIIISSFLTPGFFVLLGILLLFSWVSLVHVVRAEFLRARNFEYVNAARALGLSNFRIILRHLLPNATVATLTFLPFILNSSITTLTALDFLGFGLPPGSPSLGELLLQGKSNLQAPWLGLTGFAIIALMLSLLVFVGEAVRDAFDPRKNFR
- a CDS encoding PIN domain-containing protein, with product MSGATDLVPAPLVYVDTNVFITGFESPIEAAKPVQDFLLRLRERPGSAVTSELTLAELLAPVSRPGGLPTPVKRRLYLDLLIWSKMFDLRPITRDILIETADLRCATRHTLPDAIHLVTAIRAQCRYFLSYDNGVRPPQGMERIPPDRPGIDVVLRAWTQ
- a CDS encoding ABC transporter ATP-binding protein, yielding MTSAPLLDVRDLSVSFLQGGKETVAVDRVSFSLERGKTLALVGESGSGKSISALSIVRLLPPGAMATGQALFAGSDMLSISERDLRAIRGARITMVFQEPMTSLNPLQTIEQQIAEILELHGMRGREAMRARVIELLAEVGIPNPEARLGAYPHQLSGGQRQRVMIAMSLANKPDLLIADEPTTALDVTVQAQIIALLERLQQTYGMAILFITHDLNLVRRFADTVCVMQKGRIVESGEVNAVFDAPRHPYTKALLTAEPKGDPIVEDDKAPVVISADDLRVWFPIKRGFMRRTVDHIKAVDGVTLQVRSGGTVGVVGESGSGKTTLALAMLRLIRSEGPIVFLGSRIDGASVAEMRPRRRDMQIVFQDPYGSLSPRMSVAEIVAEGLTVQRPELSLDERREIVARALKETGLDPATMDRYPHEFSGGQRQRIAIARAMVLEPKFVVLDEPTSALDMSVQAQIIDLLRDLQRRRSLAYLFISHDLRVVKALAGQLIVMRHGKVVEAGPAEKLFAHPENEYTRALFAAAFRNQAESVNGVG
- a CDS encoding purine-nucleoside phosphorylase, with product MTSLAEEAAAIIRSRYGAGPVETALITAGVFNSLPELGERLVTIPYADLPGFPTCAGVEDGEFIVSAIDDAPTVILKGRSTFFETGDPSLMAAPIETLALLGARAVLSTGLARVALAPLAPSSVVVVTDHINFNGLNPLIGAAASGDGLAGSNEAYDKRLLRRIKLAAAEGGVTIHEGVMMWFSGPTFETPAEIKMARQLGADIVGWTIPPEAILARRFGLPFAGIAVIAEVPSDSQGPDQSRNSVAAGIVGVKRLARTFIKARC
- a CDS encoding MaoC/PaaZ C-terminal domain-containing protein; amino-acid sequence: MEKVIYFEDLFVGRRFVSEPEEVTEEAIVAFARENDPQYFHLDPHAARDSMFGGIVASGWQTASATVRHLLYRCGVTFPGGLIGVDTQISWKRPVRPGDHLHIQGEITKLRVSRSLPDRGLVTFDGGACDGAGRTVQTLVATMLVSRDPKRAKAPDTVSSAP
- a CDS encoding NlpC/P60 family protein; translation: MTSPFDRRLTPARADLAAVYLKGRVTADRYVEGVVMEVKEGVVDLRREPRPDSAIDTQALYGERVTVYDEEEGWAWAQLARDGYVGWIAANALWSELSAPTHRVAVPRTFVYPAASIKQPPLLALPLSAEVSVVEERDAFLVTRDRGFIWRTHLSALDAPAEDFVAVAETLIGAPYLWGGKSSIGVDCSGLVQIAFAATGRKAPRDSDMQEAQLGAPVEIGAPLERGDLVFWKGHVGIMRDSTTLLHANGTHMLVSSEPLELVRARNLEAGAGDITGVRRLSG